The nucleotide sequence ACTTCCTGATGGCTCGTTCCGTCGCGCCGGCGCAGGTCACGGCCGCCGACATCATGGAGTTCGACGAGAACGGCGAGCCGGTCGATGCCAGGAATCGCGCCGTCTTCCTCGAGCGCTTCATCCATGCCGAGGTCTACAAGGCCCGTCCCGACGTCAATGCCGTGGTGCATACGCATTCGCCGGGCGTGGTGCCGTTCAGCGTCAGCCGCACGCCGTTGAAACCGCTCTATCACAACGCCGCCTTCCTCGGTGAGGGCGCGCCCGTGTGGGACATCGGCAAGGAGTTCGGCGCCACCGACATGCTGGTGCGCAACAACGCGATCGGCAAGTCGCTCGCGGCCGCGCTCGGCGACAAGGCCGTCGTGCTGATGCGCGGCCATGGCGACGTCACGGTCGGACCCGCGGTACAGGCCGCCGTGTTCCGCGCCTACTACACCGACGTCAATGCGCGGCTGCAGGCGCAGGCCATCGGCCTTGGCTCGGACGTCACCTATCTCAGCGCGGAGGAAGCCGCGAAGGCCGACGGCGTCAACATGGTGATCATGGATCGCGCCTGGGCGCTGTGGAAACAGAAGGTGCAGCCGGGGAAATAGTCGAGAGCGATGACGCCGCAGGCCAGACGACATCCGATCGATCCGGGGCAGCCCGACAGAGCTCGCCCCGGACTTGTTCGCGATGTGGGTCCAGTCCTACACCGCGCCTTCCGTCTCGACATACAGCGCGTACAGCGAATGCGACGCCGCCATGTAGAGCCGGTTGTTCTTCGGCCCGCCGAATGTCAGGTTGGCGCACCGCTCCGGCAGCCGAATGAAGCCGATCGGCTTGCCTTGCGGGTTGAACACCATCACGCCGTCGAGGTCCTCCGACTTGGCCTTGAGCGGAAAAACCTTGTGGCCGTTGACCTCGACCGGCTCGGACGCCAGCGCGCCGTTCGAGCCCCAGCCGCACCAGAGATTGCCGTCGCGATCGACGCGGAAGCCGTCGAGCGAGCCCTGGTCGGCCGCATCGATCAGCTTCACCTTGTTGCCCACAGTGCCGTCGGCATTGACGTCGTAGCTCCAGATGCTGCGGTTCGGCGTGCCCTTCCACTCCACGACATAGAGCTTCTTCTCGTCCGGCGAGAACGCGAGCCCGTTGGGATTGACGAGATCGGTGATCACAGCCGCCAGCTTGCCGTCGGTGCCGATCCGGAACACGTTGGTGTTGGCCTGCTCGGACTTGGCCTTGAAGCCCTCCCAATTGCCGTTGATGCCGAACAGCGGATCGGTGAACCAGACCGTGTCATCGGACTTCACGACGATGTCGTTCGGCGCATTCAGCCGCTTGCCCTCGAAGCTGTCGGCGAGCACGGTGACGGTGCCGTTCTTCTCGGTGCGGGTGATACGGCGCGTCACCGAATGCTCGCAGCTCACCAGCCGCCCCTGACGATCACGGGCGTTGCCGTTGGCGTAGTTGGCCGGGCTGCGGAAGACGGTGAAGCTGCCGTCCTTCTCGCTGTACTTCATGATCCGGTTGTTCGGGATATCACTGAGCAGCAGGTAGCCTTCATCCGGAAAGTAGGCCGGCCCCTCCGCCCAGCGCATGCCGCTGGCGACCTGCTCGACGGTCGAGCTGTACAGCCGGTACTTGGCGAAGCTCGGATCGAGGATCTCGATCGCGGGATCGGGATAGCGCTGGTTGGGCTTGAAGGCGAAGGATTGCGCTCTCGCCGGACCGGAGATCGCAAGCGCCGCTCCGCTCAGCGCGGCCGACAGAATGCCGCGACGCGACAATGTCATCAGTTTCCTCCATGGAGATCTTGTGTTGGGCCGTGGACGGGCCAGATCCTTCCCATAGAAGCTGGATGGGGAACTTTCCATTGCTTTTGCGGTATCGATCGGCGCCGGCGCGAAGCAGCCCCCCAGATCAAAGCGCATACCGCGCATTCCGTCCGCGGACCTCTTTTTGCCGCAAAGTCGACACATCGCTTGACCGCTGCGCAGACATGATTCCTCCCAGGCTCACCCCGCGGATGCCCTTGCGTTTTCCTCGCCTCGTCGTCCTGGCGCTCGGCCTCGGCCTGGGCACGCCGTGCATCGCCCAGCAGCCGCTGCCGGTGACGAGCTCGCCCGAGGAACGGCCCGACATCGATCTCTACGCGCTGATGTCCGGCAGTTGCCGCACGGCGAAGGTCGACGGCCGCGAATTTCCCTGCAAGACCGTGGCGTTCTTCCATAGCGAGAAGGGCCGCGCGCATTTCACAGTCGCCCTCGACGATCCCAACGACGAGAGCCACATCATCGCGTTCTCCGGCATCAACGGCCGTCGGTCGATCCAGAACGTCTACGAGCTGCCGATCGACCGCATGCTGCTGAATTCGAAGCACCGCCCGAAGGTCGACGGCATTCCTGTGCCAGCCACACAGAGCTCGTCGGGCCTGTGCCGGCAGGTCGGCAATTTCGCCATGCTCAAGGTGACGAGCGTGACCTGCTCGGCCAAGGACGACACCGGCCGCGCCTATGAGCTCCAGTTCATCTCGGATGGCACGCCGATCACCCTGCGCCGGGTGCGACAGACCATGACCAACGCCGAGCATGACCCCTACCAATAATGGGCCGCTCGGGGCGACCGCCTCTGTTTGCGCGCCCCGCTCCAGATGCAGAAAAACTTTCGATCCCGTTGAACGTGTGCCCGTCCACCCCGACCTATCGGCAAAGGGGAGGACACCGACGTGCCGATCGAACCGACCGACCTCGATGCCGCCAATGCTCAGCATGAGGACGGCGTCACGCTGTCTCTGTCCGGCGGCGGCTACCGCGCCATGGTGTTTCACATCGGCGCGCTGCTGCGGCTGAACCAAGTCGGGCTGCTCAGCCGCCTGAAGCGGATTTCCAGCGTGTCCGGCGGCTCGATCACGTCAGCCTATCTCGGCCTGCGCTGGAAGGATCTGCAGTTCGACGGCGCCGGCAAGGCGCAAAACTTCGACATTGTCGTCAACGGGCTGCGCAAGATGGCGGACACATCCGTCGACATCGGCGCCGTGATCGGCGGCATCTTCCTGCCGGGCACGATCAGCGACCGCGTCGCAGCGGCCTATGACGACGTTCTGTTCAATGGCAAAAAACTCGCGGATCTGCCCGATGACAGCGGCGGCAAGGCGCCGCGCTTCGTCATCAATGCCACCAACATCCAGTCGGCCGTGCTGTGGCGGTTCTCGCGTCCCTACATGGGCGACTATCGCGTCGGCCTCGTGGATGCCCCGGACGTAGCCCTGGCAACGGCCGTCGCGGCGTCCTCGGCCTTTCCGCCGATCCTCTCGCCGCTCACTCTGCCGATCCGCCAGCCGGTCCGGCCGGTCGAACGCGCCGACCTCGGCCGGCCGCCCTTTACGACCAGCGCGGTGCTCAGCGACGGCGGTGTCTATGACAATCTAGGCCTGGAGACCGTCAAGCGCTTTTCGACGCAGCTGGTCAGCGATGCCGGCCAGAAGATCGAGGCTGAAGAGGATCCGCATCACGACTGGGCACGCCACTCGCTGCGCGTGCTCGACGTCATCGACAACCAGGTGCGGAGCCTGCGCAAGCGCCAGCTCATCGACGCTTATGAGCGTGGCGATCACACCGGGACTTATTGGGGCATCCGTACCAACTTCGCCGACTACAAGCTGACGGCAGATCCGCTCGACTGTCTGCACAGGAAGTCGGCCCCGCTGGCCGCGATCCCGACCCGGCTACAGAAGATGCCACACGACGTCCAGAACCGGCTGATGAATTGGGGTTACGCCATCTGTGACGCGGCGCTGCGGGCGCATATCGACGCAAGCCTGCAGCAGAAGCTCGGCATCCAGATCACCCCGCCAACGGACTTCCCGTTTCCCGGAGGCTACTAATCAGACGTCATCGATCACGAGACTGCAGAGGAAGAGGGCAGGATGACGCATCGACGGCGCTTCGCATGCGACGACGTCACGCCGACCGACGAGGCGCCAGCGCAGCCGCCGCGCGAGATCCCGGAGGACATCTTCTCGACGGCGGAGATTCCGTTTCCGTCGGAGCGGCCGCTGAACGTCTATGCCTTCGATCCCAGCCTCGGCAAGTTCGTCGGCAATCAGATGGTCACGCATGTGCGCTACGAGAGCCTTGAGCCTGGGCCGATCGGCGAACGGTTCGCCGTGATCGATTACGACGGCAGCCAAAAGACGTTCTACAAGCCGGTCAATCTTGACGATCCCAAGCTGCTGATGACCCACGGCCTGACGCCCTCGGAGGCAGACCCGCGGTTTCATCAGCAGATGGTCTACGCGGTGGCGAGCGAGACCTTGCAGCGCTTCGAGTTCGCGCTCGGCCGGCGCGTGCGCTGGCGGACGCGCCTTGACCGCAGCCATGCCCCTGCGCCACGCGGCGCCTCGCGACGCCTCGGTCTGTTTCCGCATGCGATGTGCGAGGCGAACGCATTCTACTGTCCGGACGCGCACGGCATCCTGTTCGGCTACTTCAAGGCCAGCCGCACCAATCCCGGCCGCAACCTGCCGGGTCAGACCGTGTTCACCTGCCTCTCGCACGACATCATCGTGCACGAGACCACGCATGCGATCGTCGACGGCATCCGCGAGCATTTCATGGAGCCGACCAATGTCGATGTCGCGGCCTTCCACGAGGCCTTCGCCGATCTCGCCGCGCTGTTCCTGCACTTCTCCCACAAGGAGGTGCTGGTCGATACGCTGCAGAAGACCGGTGGCAAGCTGTTCGAATACAAGCTCAAGGGCGATGCCGAGCTGGCGCCGGGAGGTACGCCCGCGATCCAGTCGCAGCTCAGCACCGAGAATCCGCTGATCGCGCTGGCGACGCAATTCGGCGAAGCCGCCGGGCGACAATCCAGCCTGCGCAGCGCGCTGATGACCCCCGCGACACCCGACGGCGCCAAGGAGATCTCGACCAAGATCGAGCCGCATGAGCGTGGCGCGATTTTGGTCGCCGCGGTGTTCGATGCGTACTTCACCGTCTACGGCCGCAGAACCTTCGATCTGTTCCGGATCTTTCGCGCCGGCGGCGGCAGTGTCGACAAGGCCGATCTGCCGGCGCCGCTCGCGAACCGACTGGCGATGGAGGCGAGCCGCACGGCGGAAGAGTTCTTCACCATCTGCGCCCGCGCGCTGGACTATTGCCCGCCGGTCGACATCACCTTCGGTGATTTCCTGCGCGCGCTGCTGACCGCGCATCTCGACTACACGCCCGACGATCCCGATCGCATTCGCGATGCCCTGATGCAGGCCTTCCGTTTGCGCGGCATCGTCGCCGAGAACGCAACCGCCTTTTCGGAAGATGCGCTGTTCTGGCCCAAGGTCGTACGCGGCAGCCTGCGCGTGCCCGCCCTGACATTCGGTGATCCGAACGGCCTCACGAAGGAGGAGAAGGACCACAATGGCGACGTGCTACGGGCCTTTGCCGTGACCCATGCCGACAAGCTCGGCTTCGATCCGAAGGCCGGTAAGATCGAGGCGCCATCCTTCCATCCGATGTTTTCCACCGGCAAGGACGGCAAGCTCTATGTCAGCATGGTGGTCGAGCTGGTGCAGACGACGCGGGTGCCGTTCGGCCTCGGCATTCCCGGCACGTTCCCGCTGCGCAACGGGGTCACGCTGCTGATCGCGCAAGATCCGCCCGAGCACGACAAGCGTCCCGACCCGCGGGTGCGCTTCGTCATTCCCAAGCTGTACCGGCCCGAACGAGAGGAGCGGGTGCGCAATTTCTACATCGCGAGCGGGCGCGCGACCACCCAGCCGACCGGACATGATGACGACAAGCGCTTCCGCCTGAATTTCGCGCTGCTCCATGCAGGAGTCTGACATGCCGCGCAGCCATACGACCTCAGCAGCGCCCAGCTCACCGCGACGCAAGCCGGCCAGCCGAGACGCAGCGGTGCGCAAGCGATCTGCGCCAGCAGCGAACGTCGCCGCCTCGCCTGCCCTCCCGGTGAAGGCCGCCAGCGGGCTGCGCGTGCGCATGTACCGCGTCGGCTTCGGCGACTTCTTCCTGCTCAGCGTCCCGACCTCGACCGGCTTAAGCCACATCCTGATCGATTGCGGCGTGCACGCCAAGGACCTCGGCAGCATGCGCGCGGCCGTCACCCAGATGGCCAGGGATTGCGGCAACCGGCTGGCGCTGGTGATCATGACCCATCGGCACGCCGATCACATCTCGGGCTTCGGCAGCTGCGCCGACATCTTCGCGCAGATCGAGGTCGCGCGGGTCTGGATGCCCTGGTTCGAAAACCCTGACAATCCCAGGGCCGCAGCGTTCCAGGCGAGCCTCGTCGCCATGGCCGGTGATCTCGGCCGCCAATTCCGGGCGCGCCTGGCGGCAGGACCTGATCCGGAGGCCGATCAGTTGCTGAGCATGGCCGAGAACATTACCGGCGGTCTCGGCGTCGCAGGCATCGCTGCCAACCAGAAGGCGCTGAACGTGCTGCACGGCGGCTTCAAGGGCCCGCAGCCGGCGCACGATTACTACAAGGCCGGCGATCCGCCGACGCTGCCGCCCGATCTCGCGGCAGCAGGTCTGACTGCCGAGATCCTCGGCCCTCCGATCGACGAGGCCCTGATCGGCCAGATGACCAACAAGAATCAGCAATATCTGGCGGGAGCGACGGAGAGCAGCGACCCGCCCGAACGGCTTAGGCCGTTCGGCAACGCGTTCCGCGGCAAGCGCGAGGACTATGGCGACAAGGCCTTCGCGCCCTATGGCTATGATCGCCTGCTGCGCATGCTCGCGGGCGCGCAGCCCGACGTGCTGGCGGCACAGGCGCAGGCCGCAGACAAGACGCTGAACAATCAGAGCCTCGTCATCCTGTTCTCCTTCGGTGGAAAAAACCTCCTGTTCGCCGGCGATGCGCAATGGGGCAATTGGGAGAACTTCCTGTATGGCGGCGCTTACGGCACGCCGGGCCACACCCAGCTCACCGCCAAAGCGCAGGAGATCCTCGGGAAGATCGACTTCTACAAGGTCGGCCATCACGGCAGCGCCAACGCTACTCCGAAGGACGCGGTAAAGGCCATGCGGATCGGCTGCGTCGGCATGTGCTCGACCCAGGAGCATGCCTACAACGAGGTGCCGCGCGTGCCGCTGCTCGACGCGCTGCGCCAGCGCATGAACGACCAGCTGGCGCGCAGCGACCAGGTCGCGGCCGGCGCCGACGCTCCGGCGAACCCCGATGCCGGTCCGCTGCCGAAGGCGTTCACCGCTCCGGCGCAACAGCTCTTCATCGACTATGACTTCTGACGTCGCGAAGAGCTCAATTCCTGCAGGACCTCCTGCGTCGCGCGGCCGAGCCGCCGCGCGGCGTCGGCGAGATCCTTCGCCGCAAAGCCGGAATAACCGAGGATGAAGCCGTCCGGCCCGCGCTGTAAGATCCGCGCATCCGACAACAGGCGGCATTCGATGCCGGCCCGCTCGCGGATCAGCTTTGCCGCACCTTTCGGGGTCCCAGGCGGCAACGTCGCCAGCAGATGCAGGCCCTGCGCCGGCGCCGAGAGATGCAATGTGCCCTTGGCATGCTTGACGAGCGCCTCGGCGACCACGTCGCGCGCCTGCCGATAACGCGGGCGCATCCGCCGCATGTGGGCTGCGATCACGCCATCGGCCATCAGATCCGCCAGCGCGTCCTGCATGAAGACAGGTGGAAACCGGTCCTGCGCAGCGCGCGCAGCAACCACGCGCGCCACCAAAGCGGGCGGCACCACGAGATAGCCGAGCCGCAAGCCCGCGAACAGCGTCTTGCCGAAGGTGCCGAGATAGATCACGCGCTCGGCGCCGATGCCGGCCAGCGCGGTCAGCGGCGGACCGGCGAAGCGATACTCGCTGTCGTAATCGTCCTCGAAGATATAGGCATCCGCCTTGCGCGCCCAGTCGAGCAAAGCGATACGGCGGGCCATGCTCATCGCGACGCCCGTGGGGAACTGATGCGAGGGCGTGACGTAGACGGCCTTCGCGCGTGCCTCGGCCTTCTCTCCCGCGCTCACCACCAGGCCTTCATCATCGACCGGGACGGGCACCAGCTTCGCTCCCGTGATGCTCAATGTGTGGCGCGAGGCGACATAGCCAGGATCTTCGAACCAGACGGCGTCTCCAGGCTTGAGCAGCGCATCGATGCACAGCCGCAAGCCATGCTGTGTACCGCTCACGATCAGGATGCAGCTCGGGTCACAACGGACGCCGCGATTGGCGGCGAGATAGTGCGCGACTTGCGTGCGCAGATGCAGGCTGCCGCGCGGGTCGCCATAGCCGAGGTCATCGGGCGCCGCGGTTGCGATGCGACGCCGGCTGGCCGCCGCGAGCCGCTTCAGCAGCACAGGATCGACCAGGGTGACTCCGAGCGCGAACGCCCCACGCGAGGGAATGCGGATGTCCAGTTCGGCCACGGGCGCGGCGGTCTGCGGCGCGGGCAGCTGGGCTGCAACAAAGGTGCCGGCGCCATGCCGCGCCTCGACCAGGCCATCGGACAGCAGCGCCTCATAGGCGGCGACGATCGCGTTGCGACGAACGCCGAGCTGTTCGGCCAGGCCGCGCGTCGACGGCAGCCGCAGGCCAGGCGCAAGCAGCCCGTCGACGATGGCCGACCGGAGCGCCGAATGCACCTGCTGCGACTGGCCGCGGATGGCGCGATCGAGCCGGATCGGCAGCGCCAGCACGTCGTCCCGGCGGCGCGAAGTGGTTGCTGGATTTGGCATCGAAGTGGAACTCCCGGCAACCACTTTGCCATGCCATTTCATCGCCGCAAACAGGAGACTGACGATGACCGAGACGACAGCGGCGAGCTATCCCGTCGACGAGACCAACCGCGTGAAGCGCCGCCACGACCGCGGCCACTATGATCATGCCACGGTTCACGCGCTGCTGGATTCGGCTGCGCTCTGCCACGTCGCCTATGTCATCGACGGCCAGCCTTATTGTACGCCGACGCTGTATTGGCGCGAGGGCACCACGCTGTATTGGCATGGGTCGAGCGCAAGCCGCATGCTGCGCAATCTCTCGGAAGGAGAGCCGGCCTGCCTCACGGTCACGCATCTGGACAGTCTGGTTCTGGCGCGCTGCGGCTTCAATCATTCCGCCGACTACCGGTCAGTCATGGCGTTCGGCCACGCCAAGCTGATCGAGGATCTGGCGGAGAAGGAGCGCGCCTTGGTGATGATGGTCGACCGCTTCTTCCCCGGCCGTACCGCGACCTTGCGCCCGAGCACCACGCAGGAGATCAAGGCTACCGCTGTCGTGGCCATGGACATCGAGAAGGCGTCGGCGAAGATCCGCAGCAAGGGTCTTGCCGATGACGAGGAGGACTACGCCTTCCCGACCTATGCGGAGCGCATCCCGGTGCGCACCGTGCTCGGCGCGCCCGAGCCGTGCGACCTGCTGCTGCCCGGCGTCACGCGCCCGGCCACGCTCGCCGGCTTCAGCGCCGGACGGCTGCTCGATGACGCGCTGACGGAAGCGTATGGGATGAGCTATCCGGCGGGATAGTTGCTTGGCGTTTTTCGGCCGTCGATGATGAGAGGCAGCAATCTCGGCAACCACCGTCGTCATCCCGGCGAACGCCGGGATCCATAACCATAGGGAGCGGCTTGAGGCACGAAGGCAACTACCAGCTCGCGCCTCAGGACCGCTGCGGCGTATGGGTCCCGGATCGGCGCCCCGCCGCGCTCCCGCGCGTCAGGGCTTGTCCGGGA is from Bradyrhizobium sp. ORS 285 and encodes:
- a CDS encoding class II aldolase/adducin family protein, translating into MLADLGVVDAFGHVSARHPTNPKHFLMARSVAPAQVTAADIMEFDENGEPVDARNRAVFLERFIHAEVYKARPDVNAVVHTHSPGVVPFSVSRTPLKPLYHNAAFLGEGAPVWDIGKEFGATDMLVRNNAIGKSLAAALGDKAVVLMRGHGDVTVGPAVQAAVFRAYYTDVNARLQAQAIGLGSDVTYLSAEEAAKADGVNMVIMDRAWALWKQKVQPGK
- a CDS encoding SMP-30/gluconolactonase/LRE family protein → MTLSRRGILSAALSGAALAISGPARAQSFAFKPNQRYPDPAIEILDPSFAKYRLYSSTVEQVASGMRWAEGPAYFPDEGYLLLSDIPNNRIMKYSEKDGSFTVFRSPANYANGNARDRQGRLVSCEHSVTRRITRTEKNGTVTVLADSFEGKRLNAPNDIVVKSDDTVWFTDPLFGINGNWEGFKAKSEQANTNVFRIGTDGKLAAVITDLVNPNGLAFSPDEKKLYVVEWKGTPNRSIWSYDVNADGTVGNKVKLIDAADQGSLDGFRVDRDGNLWCGWGSNGALASEPVEVNGHKVFPLKAKSEDLDGVMVFNPQGKPIGFIRLPERCANLTFGGPKNNRLYMAASHSLYALYVETEGAV
- a CDS encoding patatin-like phospholipase family protein, which encodes MPIEPTDLDAANAQHEDGVTLSLSGGGYRAMVFHIGALLRLNQVGLLSRLKRISSVSGGSITSAYLGLRWKDLQFDGAGKAQNFDIVVNGLRKMADTSVDIGAVIGGIFLPGTISDRVAAAYDDVLFNGKKLADLPDDSGGKAPRFVINATNIQSAVLWRFSRPYMGDYRVGLVDAPDVALATAVAASSAFPPILSPLTLPIRQPVRPVERADLGRPPFTTSAVLSDGGVYDNLGLETVKRFSTQLVSDAGQKIEAEEDPHHDWARHSLRVLDVIDNQVRSLRKRQLIDAYERGDHTGTYWGIRTNFADYKLTADPLDCLHRKSAPLAAIPTRLQKMPHDVQNRLMNWGYAICDAALRAHIDASLQQKLGIQITPPTDFPFPGGY
- a CDS encoding PLP-dependent aminotransferase family protein, giving the protein MPNPATTSRRRDDVLALPIRLDRAIRGQSQQVHSALRSAIVDGLLAPGLRLPSTRGLAEQLGVRRNAIVAAYEALLSDGLVEARHGAGTFVAAQLPAPQTAAPVAELDIRIPSRGAFALGVTLVDPVLLKRLAAASRRRIATAAPDDLGYGDPRGSLHLRTQVAHYLAANRGVRCDPSCILIVSGTQHGLRLCIDALLKPGDAVWFEDPGYVASRHTLSITGAKLVPVPVDDEGLVVSAGEKAEARAKAVYVTPSHQFPTGVAMSMARRIALLDWARKADAYIFEDDYDSEYRFAGPPLTALAGIGAERVIYLGTFGKTLFAGLRLGYLVVPPALVARVVAARAAQDRFPPVFMQDALADLMADGVIAAHMRRMRPRYRQARDVVAEALVKHAKGTLHLSAPAQGLHLLATLPPGTPKGAAKLIRERAGIECRLLSDARILQRGPDGFILGYSGFAAKDLADAARRLGRATQEVLQELSSSRRQKS
- a CDS encoding pyridoxamine 5'-phosphate oxidase family protein, with translation MTETTAASYPVDETNRVKRRHDRGHYDHATVHALLDSAALCHVAYVIDGQPYCTPTLYWREGTTLYWHGSSASRMLRNLSEGEPACLTVTHLDSLVLARCGFNHSADYRSVMAFGHAKLIEDLAEKERALVMMVDRFFPGRTATLRPSTTQEIKATAVVAMDIEKASAKIRSKGLADDEEDYAFPTYAERIPVRTVLGAPEPCDLLLPGVTRPATLAGFSAGRLLDDALTEAYGMSYPAG